In Aliarcobacter faecis, a genomic segment contains:
- a CDS encoding superoxide dismutase — translation MKHELMKLPYASLAPLMSDETLEYHHGKHHNTYVTNLNNLIPGTKYENMSLEDIIKSSEGGVFNNAAQVFNHDFFFNGLTPNQGAIPSSVDAALTKTFGSVDKFKEEFTAKAIGQFGSGWAWLVKDSAGELKIVTTSNAGCPITDGLTPVLTCDVWEHAYYIDTRNARPKFLENFWQLVNWDVVASKLA, via the coding sequence ATGAAACACGAATTAATGAAATTACCATATGCTAGTTTAGCCCCACTAATGTCTGATGAGACTTTAGAGTATCACCACGGAAAACACCATAATACTTATGTTACAAACTTAAATAATCTTATTCCTGGAACAAAATATGAAAATATGAGTTTAGAAGATATTATTAAAAGTTCTGAAGGTGGAGTATTTAATAATGCAGCACAAGTATTTAATCATGATTTCTTTTTCAATGGTTTAACTCCAAATCAAGGTGCAATTCCATCATCAGTTGATGCAGCTTTAACAAAAACTTTTGGTTCAGTTGATAAATTTAAAGAGGAGTTTACAGCTAAAGCTATTGGACAATTTGGTTCAGGTTGGGCTTGGTTAGTAAAAGATAGTGCTGGTGAGTTAAAAATTGTTACAACTTCAAATGCTGGCTGTCCAATAACTGATGGTTTAACACCAGTTTTAACATGTGATGTATGGGAACATGCATACTATATTGATACAAGAAATGCAAGACCAAAATTCTTAGAAAACTTCTGGCAACTTGTAAACTGGGATGTTGTAGCTAGTAAATTAGCTTAA
- a CDS encoding mechanosensitive ion channel family protein, with protein sequence MKKHLIQFLKDIGIEPTFLTMSISILLIITITAIAIHIILHKIILKSIKKIDKKNRNFITSSLLESNLFQRLALVFQGLVVYWQTTIWVEDGYMYETLLTISLVWISIFGLLATYSLIDKIFKTLYIKTQTPFFAMQTVIQSIKLVFGIICFIYVISILMDKSPVAILSGLGAMSAVLMLVFKDTILGFTAGLQLSTNKMVEIGDWIEMPKYGADGDIIDIGLNVVKVRNFDKTITTIPTYALVSDSFKNWRGMRESGGRRIKRAIKIDINSIKFLDDNDIKRLERANLLAPYLKKKQDEIQEYNEKNNFDLSVRVNGRRLTNIGTLRAYLETYLKNHPNINKNMTIMVRQLAPNEYGIPLEIYCFTATTVWIDYENIQSDIFDHIYSVLGDFDIKSYQYN encoded by the coding sequence ATGAAAAAACATTTAATACAATTTTTAAAAGATATTGGAATTGAACCAACCTTTTTAACAATGAGTATTTCAATTCTACTAATTATTACTATAACAGCAATAGCTATTCATATCATATTACATAAAATTATTTTAAAAAGTATAAAAAAAATTGATAAAAAAAATAGAAACTTTATAACTTCAAGTTTATTAGAATCAAACTTATTCCAAAGATTGGCTTTAGTTTTTCAAGGTTTAGTTGTATATTGGCAAACAACTATTTGGGTAGAAGATGGATATATGTATGAAACACTACTTACTATATCTCTTGTTTGGATAAGTATTTTTGGATTATTAGCTACATATTCGTTAATTGATAAGATTTTTAAAACACTTTATATTAAAACACAAACACCATTTTTTGCTATGCAAACTGTAATTCAAAGTATTAAATTAGTTTTTGGGATTATATGTTTTATATATGTTATTTCTATTTTAATGGATAAATCACCAGTTGCTATTTTAAGTGGACTTGGAGCTATGTCAGCTGTTTTAATGTTGGTATTTAAGGATACAATTTTAGGATTTACTGCTGGATTACAATTATCTACAAATAAAATGGTTGAAATTGGGGATTGGATAGAAATGCCAAAATATGGTGCAGATGGAGATATTATTGATATTGGATTAAATGTTGTAAAAGTAAGAAATTTTGATAAAACTATTACAACAATTCCTACTTATGCACTTGTTTCAGACTCTTTTAAAAACTGGAGAGGAATGAGAGAATCAGGTGGTAGAAGAATAAAAAGAGCTATAAAAATTGATATAAATAGTATAAAGTTTTTAGATGATAATGATATAAAAAGGCTTGAGAGGGCAAATCTTTTAGCACCATATTTGAAGAAAAAACAAGATGAAATTCAAGAGTATAATGAAAAAAATAATTTTGATTTAAGTGTTAGGGTAAATGGAAGAAGACTTACAAATATTGGAACTTTAAGAGCATATCTTGAAACATATTTAAAAAATCACCCAAATATAAATAAAAACATGACAATTATGGTTAGACAATTAGCTCCAAATGAGTATGGAATACCACTTGAAATTTACTGTTTTACAGCAACAACAGTTTGGATAGATTATGAGAATATCCAATCAGATATTTTTGACCATATTTACTCTGTTTTAGGTGATTTTGACATAAAGTCTTATCAATATAACTAA
- a CDS encoding RNA polymerase sigma factor, with amino-acid sequence MIEYYKEINLYLQRLTGDKILAKDLTQETYTKFLELSKTVNNIKKAYLYQIAKNLVIDKVRKDNLIIQTSYNEDEHSIRIEEQTEEILLEELRKKELKESIKNLPPQQKKAFIMFYYKGLTRKEISSILNISTNAVEKNISRAISKIKEDMKKDD; translated from the coding sequence ATGATTGAATATTACAAAGAGATAAATCTATATTTGCAAAGACTTACAGGTGACAAAATTTTAGCTAAAGATTTAACTCAAGAGACTTATACAAAGTTTCTGGAGTTAAGTAAAACAGTAAATAATATCAAAAAAGCTTACCTTTATCAAATAGCTAAGAATTTAGTTATAGATAAGGTAAGAAAAGATAACTTAATTATACAAACTTCTTACAATGAAGATGAACATTCTATTCGAATTGAAGAACAGACAGAAGAGATACTACTTGAAGAGTTAAGAAAAAAAGAGTTAAAAGAGTCTATAAAAAATCTTCCGCCACAACAGAAAAAGGCTTTTATAATGTTTTATTATAAAGGCTTAACTAGAAAAGAGATATCTTCTATTTTAAATATAAGTACAAATGCAGTTGAAAAAAATATTAGTAGAGCTATATCAAAAATCAAAGAAGATATGAAGAAAGATGATTAA
- a CDS encoding helix-turn-helix transcriptional regulator, with product MKNGIFKNPKLDFIELRYVKDIENCIKMHLHEELTITAIKKGSLNLIFNDSSMELKPNEIAIINSQIPHCATLNKESKDGYVLYLKKEYLRKIDFDFFSSYEIIKQKNIYKSFIKLCDCLLDIKLSLIEKEESFYLFCLSFFSFEQKEKDFKEESTLALDIKKYLDKSYLEEIILEELALKFDLSIVHLIRVFKKEFGLPIHSYILNKKVHLAKELIASNIPIIEVAQNSGFFDQSHLNRSFKRIFQITPKEYQNNIFK from the coding sequence ATGAAAAATGGGATATTTAAAAACCCAAAATTAGATTTTATAGAGTTACGATATGTAAAAGATATTGAAAACTGTATAAAAATGCATCTACACGAAGAACTTACAATAACAGCAATAAAAAAAGGTTCATTAAATCTTATTTTTAATGATTCTTCAATGGAATTAAAACCAAATGAGATAGCTATTATAAATAGTCAAATTCCTCATTGTGCTACACTAAATAAAGAGTCAAAAGATGGTTATGTTTTATATTTAAAAAAAGAGTATTTAAGAAAAATAGATTTTGATTTTTTCTCATCTTATGAAATAATAAAACAAAAAAATATCTATAAAAGTTTTATAAAACTATGTGATTGTTTACTAGATATTAAACTATCTTTAATAGAAAAAGAGGAGAGTTTTTATCTATTTTGTCTATCTTTTTTCTCTTTCGAACAAAAAGAAAAAGATTTTAAAGAAGAATCAACTTTGGCTTTAGATATTAAAAAATATTTAGATAAAAGTTATCTAGAAGAGATTATTTTAGAAGAGTTAGCTTTGAAGTTTGATTTAAGTATTGTTCATCTAATAAGAGTATTTAAAAAAGAGTTTGGACTTCCAATACACTCTTATATTTTAAATAAAAAAGTTCATCTAGCAAAAGAGTTAATAGCTTCAAATATACCAATAATTGAAGTTGCACAAAATAGTGGTTTTTTTGACCAAAGCCACTTAAATAGAAGTTTTAAAAGAATCTTTCAAATCACACCCAAAGAGTACCAAAACAATATTTTTAAATAA
- a CDS encoding type II toxin-antitoxin system RelE/ParE family toxin, with amino-acid sequence MRIIYNSNFEIELINIIDYIAIDKPSASINFALELEKLILEILNFPYKYKKSIYFNNKNIRDMTYKKYTITYIINLDKNSIEILKIFNRNKPEI; translated from the coding sequence ATGAGAATTATTTATAATTCTAATTTTGAAATAGAATTGATAAATATTATAGACTATATAGCTATTGATAAACCAAGTGCAAGTATAAATTTTGCTTTAGAATTAGAAAAACTAATTTTAGAGATACTAAATTTTCCATATAAGTATAAAAAATCTATATATTTTAATAATAAAAATATTAGAGATATGACATATAAAAAATATACTATAACTTATATTATTAATTTAGACAAAAACTCTATAGAGATACTAAAAATATTTAATAGAAATAAACCAGAAATATAA
- a CDS encoding FecR family protein: protein MKLNNIEQQANSYLIRQKEKLSPDEQKEFETWIKDENHKKVYDENRKLIDDFLDLDEDFIKELEDEISVNTKKRLTFSFKYLAASVVFLCFIAFGGYEVNRNFIPNFTQNFVSVDEKVLNIKLPDSSTIDLDKNSQIKISYYDTKRVIDLEDGNAMFSVTKDENRPFLIKTKDTLIEVLGTKFEVINYDNKTKINVLEGLVQVSYISNFFKTQTLAKLEKSQSFTLDNEEKNFTQTQININEIASWKDDEIYFNKTSLKDASLIFERYSNIKMEFENDKFSQLKISGKFSTLHYDSFLKSIEMIYPIKVEKSGNVVRVGKK, encoded by the coding sequence ATGAAATTAAATAATATAGAACAACAAGCGAACTCTTATCTTATAAGGCAAAAAGAGAAATTATCACCAGATGAACAAAAAGAGTTTGAAACTTGGATAAAAGATGAGAATCATAAAAAAGTTTATGATGAAAATAGAAAATTAATAGATGATTTCTTAGATTTAGATGAAGATTTTATAAAAGAGCTAGAAGATGAAATATCAGTAAATACTAAAAAGAGATTAACTTTTAGTTTTAAATATCTTGCAGCTTCAGTTGTTTTTCTCTGTTTTATCGCCTTTGGTGGATATGAAGTAAATCGAAATTTTATCCCAAATTTTACTCAAAATTTTGTAAGTGTAGATGAGAAAGTTCTAAATATAAAACTACCTGATAGCTCTACAATAGATTTGGATAAAAATTCACAAATAAAAATAAGTTATTATGATACAAAAAGAGTTATAGATTTAGAAGATGGAAATGCTATGTTTTCTGTAACAAAAGATGAAAATAGACCATTTTTGATAAAAACAAAAGATACTTTAATAGAAGTTTTAGGAACAAAATTTGAAGTGATAAATTATGATAATAAAACAAAAATAAATGTTTTAGAAGGGCTTGTACAAGTAAGTTATATATCAAACTTTTTTAAAACTCAAACTTTGGCTAAACTAGAGAAATCTCAATCTTTTACTTTAGATAATGAAGAAAAAAATTTTACTCAAACTCAAATAAATATAAATGAGATAGCTTCTTGGAAAGATGATGAAATATATTTTAATAAAACAAGTTTAAAAGATGCAAGTTTGATATTTGAAAGGTATTCAAATATAAAAATGGAGTTTGAAAATGATAAGTTTTCGCAGTTAAAAATATCTGGGAAATTCTCAACTTTGCACTATGATAGCTTTTTAAAATCAATAGAGATGATTTATCCTATAAAAGTGGAAAAAAGTGGAAATGTTGTAAGGGTTGGAAAGAAGTAA
- a CDS encoding manganese-dependent inorganic pyrophosphatase: MALYTCGHIIPDSDSVCSAISLAYLLNKIGRPATPARQGELNPETKFILDKFGFEAPVLKTSFAGDELFITDYSDIAQAPQELDKTTVVGIVDHHKLGDITTSAPLECWIRPVGCTNTIVKEMYDYHKVEIPQNIAAIMMCAILSDTVIFKSPTCTPLDIQVVRELSKICGIEDFGALGMEMFKVKSEVIGTPIRDLVMRDYKNFDMHGSKVGVGQLEVVDGSVFDSIKDELMADIKRVKDESNLHTVALLLTDIMKEGSEVLVTSDDTSIFEKAFNCKLEDGKVWLDGCLSRKKQIIPFLEPAFA; the protein is encoded by the coding sequence ATGGCATTATATACATGTGGGCATATTATCCCAGATTCAGATTCAGTTTGTTCAGCTATTTCATTAGCATATTTATTAAATAAAATTGGTCGTCCAGCAACACCTGCAAGACAAGGAGAATTAAATCCAGAGACAAAATTTATTTTAGATAAATTTGGTTTTGAAGCACCAGTTTTAAAAACTTCTTTTGCAGGGGATGAGCTTTTTATTACAGATTATTCAGATATTGCACAAGCTCCACAAGAGTTAGATAAAACAACAGTTGTTGGAATAGTTGATCATCATAAATTAGGTGATATTACAACTTCAGCACCACTTGAATGTTGGATTAGACCTGTTGGCTGTACAAATACAATTGTAAAAGAGATGTATGATTATCATAAAGTTGAAATTCCACAAAATATTGCTGCAATAATGATGTGTGCAATTTTATCTGATACAGTTATTTTTAAATCTCCAACATGTACACCTCTTGATATTCAAGTTGTACGTGAGTTATCAAAAATTTGTGGAATTGAAGATTTTGGTGCTTTAGGTATGGAGATGTTTAAAGTAAAATCAGAAGTTATTGGAACTCCAATTAGAGATTTAGTAATGAGAGATTACAAAAACTTTGATATGCATGGAAGTAAAGTTGGAGTTGGACAATTAGAAGTTGTAGATGGAAGTGTATTTGACTCTATTAAAGATGAGTTAATGGCAGATATAAAAAGGGTAAAAGATGAGAGTAATCTTCATACAGTAGCACTTTTATTAACTGATATTATGAAAGAGGGAAGTGAAGTTTTAGTGACTAGTGATGATACTTCAATCTTTGAAAAGGCATTTAACTGTAAACTTGAAGATGGAAAAGTTTGGTTAGATGGTTGTTTATCAAGAAAAAAACAGATTATTCCTTTCTTAGAACCTGCATTTGCTTAA
- a CDS encoding DoxX family protein: MRSCENKLSCVLNEDIGKLILRVSIAGLMLFHGFFKLFNGIDGIKGLVTNAGLPEFLAYGVYFGEIIFPILIIIGLYTRISSLFFALTMVFAIFLAHGNDLFSLGKTGAPVIELALIYLLTSISIMFIGAGKFSFDKK; this comes from the coding sequence ATGAGAAGTTGTGAAAATAAATTATCTTGTGTATTAAATGAAGATATTGGTAAATTAATTTTAAGAGTAAGTATAGCAGGTCTTATGTTATTTCATGGTTTTTTTAAACTTTTTAATGGAATAGATGGAATTAAAGGTTTAGTTACAAATGCTGGACTACCAGAGTTTTTAGCCTATGGTGTATATTTTGGAGAGATTATTTTTCCTATTTTAATAATTATTGGATTATATACTAGAATTTCATCACTCTTTTTTGCTTTAACAATGGTTTTTGCTATCTTTTTAGCTCATGGAAATGATCTATTTTCATTAGGGAAAACAGGAGCCCCTGTTATTGAACTTGCATTAATATATCTATTAACTTCTATTTCTATTATGTTTATTGGAGCTGGAAAATTTAGTTTTGATAAAAAATAA
- a CDS encoding 2-isopropylmalate synthase translates to MSFTKYQQYPRIENFKREWADKTITEAPIYCSVDLRDGNQALINPLTVEQKLEYFAYLVRMGFKQIEVSFPSASETDFNFTRKLIEENLIPSDVAIQILVPAKKELIKKSVEAMEGVNNGIFHLYNPTNEFQRRVVFQKSDEEIISMAVESMKYLVELTKDFKGNVTYQYSPESFSQTNLDFAIKICNEVINVVKPTVNNKMIINLPNTLEACTANVYADRIEYMCKNLQNRDALIVSVHPHNDRGTSVASAELAILAGAQKVEGTLFGNGERAGNLDIVNFAFNIYSQGIDPKLDLSIIDEVKAMYEEKTNLKVHQRHPYVGDMIFTAFSGGHQDAIKKGIDFYRQNKSQIWNVPYLLIDPKDIKRGYENIIRINSQSGKGGVSFIISEFFGVDMSKDETIKFGQIIKEESDRLKRELNKDEIIELYKNSLF, encoded by the coding sequence ATGAGTTTTACAAAATATCAACAGTACCCAAGAATTGAGAATTTTAAAAGAGAGTGGGCAGATAAAACAATAACTGAAGCACCAATTTATTGTAGTGTGGATTTAAGAGATGGAAATCAAGCTTTGATAAATCCTTTAACAGTTGAGCAAAAATTAGAGTATTTTGCTTATTTAGTAAGAATGGGATTTAAACAAATAGAGGTTAGCTTTCCAAGTGCTAGTGAGACGGATTTTAATTTTACAAGAAAATTAATAGAAGAAAATTTAATCCCTTCTGATGTAGCTATTCAAATTTTAGTTCCAGCAAAGAAAGAGCTTATAAAAAAGAGTGTGGAAGCTATGGAAGGTGTAAATAATGGTATTTTTCACTTATATAATCCAACAAATGAGTTTCAAAGAAGAGTAGTGTTTCAAAAGAGTGATGAAGAGATAATTTCTATGGCAGTTGAATCTATGAAATATTTAGTTGAACTTACAAAAGATTTTAAAGGGAATGTAACTTATCAATATTCACCTGAAAGTTTTTCTCAAACTAATTTAGATTTTGCTATAAAAATATGCAATGAAGTGATAAATGTAGTAAAACCAACAGTAAATAATAAGATGATTATAAACTTACCAAATACTTTAGAAGCTTGTACTGCAAATGTATATGCAGATAGAATAGAGTATATGTGTAAGAATTTACAAAATAGAGATGCTTTAATTGTAAGTGTTCATCCTCACAATGATAGAGGAACTTCTGTTGCAAGTGCAGAATTAGCCATACTTGCAGGTGCACAAAAAGTTGAAGGCACTTTATTTGGGAATGGGGAACGAGCAGGGAACTTAGATATAGTAAATTTTGCTTTTAATATCTATTCCCAAGGAATTGATCCAAAATTAGATTTATCAATTATTGATGAAGTGAAAGCTATGTATGAAGAGAAAACAAATTTAAAAGTACATCAAAGACATCCTTATGTTGGTGATATGATATTTACAGCTTTTAGTGGTGGGCATCAAGATGCTATAAAAAAAGGGATTGATTTTTATAGACAAAACAAAAGTCAAATCTGGAATGTACCATATTTATTGATTGACCCAAAAGATATTAAAAGAGGATATGAGAATATTATTAGAATTAATTCACAATCAGGAAAAGGTGGAGTAAGTTTTATAATAAGTGAATTCTTTGGAGTTGATATGAGTAAAGATGAGACTATAAAATTTGGACAAATTATAAAAGAGGAATCAGATAGGTTAAAAAGGGAGTTAAATAAAGATGAGATAATCGAGCTTTATAAAAATTCTTTATTTTAG
- the hemH gene encoding ferrochelatase: protein MQDRKKALVLLNMGGARNKDELKMFLTNMFNDKNILTINSNILRKFIAFIITTKRLNDAWSNYELIGNSSPINPLTVNLVEKCNEKLTEYKTYQVMRYTPPFAKDVIEEILNDKMEEIVLLPLYPQYSTTTTKSSVEDFIDFLPYSFGKNIRYIETFYKNSIFNSCIVNEIEKNIKENSDFNLIFSAHGLPQKIVNNGDPYEKQMKEHVGILSEMLENKGLKFKSINLAYQSKVGPLKWLEPSLEDMLKNFKDEKVLIYPLSFIIDNSETDFELDIEYRHISEEFGIKEYKVCKCVNDSDNFVEAIRDIIKNS from the coding sequence ATGCAAGATAGAAAAAAAGCTTTAGTTCTACTAAATATGGGTGGAGCTAGGAATAAAGATGAATTAAAAATGTTTTTAACAAATATGTTTAATGATAAAAATATTTTAACAATAAATAGCAATATTTTAAGAAAATTTATAGCTTTTATAATTACAACAAAACGATTAAATGATGCTTGGAGTAATTATGAATTAATAGGAAATAGTTCTCCTATAAATCCTTTAACTGTTAATTTAGTTGAAAAATGTAATGAAAAATTAACAGAGTATAAAACATATCAAGTTATGAGATATACTCCACCTTTTGCAAAAGATGTAATAGAAGAGATTTTAAATGATAAAATGGAAGAGATAGTTCTTCTTCCTTTATATCCACAATACTCTACAACTACTACAAAATCATCAGTTGAAGATTTCATAGATTTTTTACCATATAGTTTTGGTAAAAATATAAGATATATTGAAACTTTTTATAAAAATAGTATCTTTAACTCTTGTATAGTTAATGAAATAGAGAAAAATATAAAAGAAAATAGTGATTTTAATTTAATCTTTTCAGCTCATGGACTTCCTCAAAAAATAGTTAATAATGGTGACCCATATGAAAAACAGATGAAAGAGCATGTTGGAATTTTGAGTGAAATGCTTGAAAATAAAGGATTGAAATTTAAATCTATAAACTTAGCATATCAATCAAAAGTTGGACCATTAAAGTGGTTAGAGCCTTCACTTGAGGATATGTTGAAAAATTTTAAAGATGAAAAAGTGTTGATTTATCCACTCTCATTTATTATTGATAACTCAGAAACAGATTTTGAACTTGATATAGAGTATAGACATATTTCAGAAGAGTTTGGAATAAAAGAGTATAAAGTTTGTAAATGTGTAAATGATAGTGATAATTTTGTAGAAGCTATAAGAGATATTATAAAAAATAGCTGA